One genomic window of Sphingobacterium oryzagri includes the following:
- a CDS encoding RagB/SusD family nutrient uptake outer membrane protein has product MKFTTYQRPNLNTLMRWLFGLLCSIVLLLNSHCTKTIEDYPLEVPGIDIVFDPTDSLGVNAVNFHNNIYSNLPQGFNRIGTTTTGSGIVGVLSLSANILDAGSDDAVANAEGDNIEFYQRGSFDTFVLPDNVWSSNYAGIRKVNIFLKNIHVVPFSEAGLENRLIAEAKVLRAIFYFELLKRWGGVPIIGDTIFEYDTQIQVPRNSFQECVDYIEQQLDEAYPDLRGSNGGSPVFAAEFGRVSQGFVWGLKSRLYLYAASPLHNPSGALDKWALAADAARRFIENVNNQTFAYSLHTATATAHVNSTNVRHMSADANYATYVNRFLNIFSTRFNNEIILARMSGTNQILEQLNGPVGNQRGDLGKTNPTQNFVDAFEMRNGLEISASNSGYDASNPYYNRDPRLAGSVFVNGMPWTGRSVETFDGGLDRPQGYGNVNSTETRTGYYMRKFLTDNGNQTARANANHNFPYMRYAEILLNYAEAQNEAAGPVQQVYTAINQVRSRVGMPNLPAGLSQSQMRSRIRQERRVELAFEEHRFFDIRRWNIAGEVFASPLYGIQITRAADGRLSYNRVSVFTPYYIAPKMNLYPIPFNEMSSNRAMVQNPEWN; this is encoded by the coding sequence ATGAAATTTACCACATACCAACGTCCTAACCTTAACACGCTGATGCGCTGGCTGTTCGGTCTCTTGTGTAGCATCGTCCTGCTATTAAATTCGCATTGTACGAAAACCATCGAAGACTATCCGCTGGAAGTACCCGGGATAGATATCGTTTTTGATCCGACCGATTCACTTGGCGTAAATGCCGTCAATTTTCATAATAATATTTACTCCAACCTTCCGCAAGGCTTCAACCGCATTGGAACCACCACAACTGGCTCGGGTATTGTCGGCGTTCTCAGCTTATCCGCCAACATTTTGGATGCGGGCAGTGATGACGCTGTGGCCAACGCCGAGGGAGATAATATTGAGTTTTACCAACGTGGAAGTTTTGACACCTTTGTTCTTCCCGATAATGTTTGGAGTAGCAATTACGCCGGCATTCGCAAGGTTAACATCTTTTTGAAAAATATACACGTCGTTCCTTTTAGTGAAGCGGGGCTGGAAAACCGATTGATCGCCGAAGCAAAAGTATTGCGGGCTATCTTTTATTTCGAATTACTGAAGCGATGGGGGGGCGTGCCAATTATTGGTGATACCATATTCGAATATGACACGCAGATTCAAGTGCCACGCAATTCTTTTCAGGAATGCGTAGATTATATTGAGCAGCAACTGGACGAAGCTTATCCAGACTTGCGCGGTTCGAATGGTGGCAGTCCGGTTTTTGCGGCGGAGTTTGGGCGTGTCAGCCAGGGTTTCGTCTGGGGGTTGAAATCGCGTTTGTATCTCTATGCCGCCAGCCCGTTGCATAATCCATCAGGAGCGTTAGACAAGTGGGCGCTAGCGGCTGATGCGGCGAGACGTTTTATAGAAAATGTGAATAACCAAACGTTTGCCTATTCGTTGCATACAGCTACGGCTACGGCACACGTTAACAGCACGAATGTACGTCATATGAGCGCAGATGCCAATTACGCGACCTATGTTAATCGCTTTTTAAATATTTTTTCTACCCGGTTTAACAATGAAATTATTCTGGCGCGGATGTCTGGAACTAATCAAATACTTGAACAGCTCAATGGCCCTGTAGGAAATCAACGCGGCGATCTTGGAAAAACGAATCCCACTCAAAATTTTGTCGATGCGTTTGAAATGCGTAACGGCCTGGAAATTTCAGCTTCCAATTCTGGATATGACGCGTCTAATCCCTATTACAATCGGGATCCACGTCTTGCAGGGAGCGTCTTTGTTAATGGCATGCCCTGGACGGGGCGATCTGTCGAGACTTTTGATGGCGGGCTCGACCGCCCACAAGGTTACGGAAACGTAAACAGCACAGAAACGAGAACGGGCTACTACATGCGGAAGTTTCTCACGGATAATGGTAACCAGACGGCACGCGCCAATGCCAATCACAATTTTCCGTACATGCGGTATGCTGAAATACTGTTGAATTATGCAGAAGCACAAAACGAAGCGGCAGGACCTGTGCAGCAAGTGTACACCGCGATAAATCAGGTGCGTAGCCGGGTGGGAATGCCTAATCTGCCAGCGGGACTTTCGCAGAGCCAGATGCGTAGCCGAATTAGACAGGAACGCCGTGTAGAATTGGCTTTTGAGGAGCATCGATTTTTTGATATCCGTCGATGGAACATTGCGGGCGAAGTCTTTGCCTCGCCATTGTATGGTATACAGATTACCAGGGCGGCAGATGGGCGGTTGAGTTACAATCGCGTTAGCGTTTTTACACCATACTATATCGCGCCAAAAATGAATCTATACCCCATTCCATTTAACGAAATGAGTAGTAACCGAGCCATGGTGCAAAATCCTGAATGGA
- a CDS encoding CHRD domain-containing protein has product MKKISLHILFNFRLPLFAPFFLCVALLWASCKKEYTTSHEFVEYTETFFLTGNNPLINDPNGTSRATAKLWLMTNNELYYDVYFTVLEAPNVPTNLQIVAGQMASPGEVILLLESHTFSNTNSAQGKVELTAQQKERILAKNFHVVCQSNGRPNGLVAANATSN; this is encoded by the coding sequence ATGAAAAAAATCTCCTTACACATTCTATTTAATTTCCGCCTGCCGTTGTTTGCTCCTTTTTTTCTTTGTGTAGCCTTGTTGTGGGCGAGCTGCAAAAAAGAATATACAACCTCCCATGAGTTTGTAGAGTATACGGAAACGTTTTTTCTAACGGGCAACAATCCACTCATAAACGATCCTAACGGCACAAGCCGGGCGACAGCGAAACTTTGGCTGATGACCAACAATGAGTTGTATTACGATGTGTATTTCACCGTTTTAGAGGCGCCCAACGTACCCACTAATCTGCAAATCGTTGCCGGCCAGATGGCATCGCCGGGCGAAGTTATTCTCTTGCTGGAGAGCCACACCTTTAGCAATACAAATAGTGCCCAGGGTAAAGTTGAACTTACTGCTCAGCAAAAGGAGCGTATTCTGGCGAAGAACTTTCATGTAGTCTGCCAATCTAATGGCCGGCCCAATGGTTTGGTTGCGGCAAACGCAACGTCTAACTAG
- a CDS encoding SusC/RagA family TonB-linked outer membrane protein: MMMHWIQQLFKCVLWAASLFLPCLAVGLPSGRAARIVTDTIPDQTITDTLFSNSQEELVDVWFRKMPKQVNVAGLSSIDGEVLRSHPVADLSNALSGRLPGLFTRQNSGRAGSNFDKAAMTLRGRTPIVVVDGIIRDFTAINFNDIDQVTVMKDALSTSMFGNRSANGVVYITTKDQSKHRPFEASFDAQWGFLEDLKRFNFVDAYTYASLYNEAQLNSNPRATPAFSNSALEAYRNGTNDPFFQPYAEYYGAIYQPSSAQSRYNVNFSGRGETFNYFLSGEYFGQGGNLVDNPDKVYNTSNPYDRYNLRGNGRISFSKMLSVGFHIFAGFETYNEPGGTLATSINRAFFQPRTIHPIYNPDNTFSGTPAWTRNAVGSALSSGYITGSVRRINTDIDLHFNLEDITDGLWAKAVASISNFYNRSINRVVNPPTFGISRNANGEIVYSPILAPGFVTANIGVPSITDQFNRNYFSGLLGYDKSWNGHKIRSMATYYYDLYNESYTQLANVNHTFGLSANYSFRDRYIAELGLSYASVNRYPEENRWILLPAVGLGWIASNESWFPSENNTLSLLKLRGSVGKNATNVNSGYFAHIQGYTLNTTGYNFGASSTNVLGTMENFLANPSINYERALKYDMGIEFGLFKNTLQLTAEYYNNHFYDEVISPFNNLYSGVIGQTLREQNLGQTRYYGWELSMQHRRETSGGFGYHVGGNFNIAKSRIIDRNEGYYPYEWGYSEGGYQTQIFGYESLGLVESAAQASSLPTIAGYSLQPGDIYYRDLNGDGVINQYDQKVIAGDKPTIFYGLNFGFHYKGLDLSVLFQGAKNTPMMLNPLEMSAFVNGAGYVLDYTTENRWTPTNMEDAALPRLSLGPNINNTQNSSFWLRDASYLRLKNMEVGYSLPHAFLQRIRLQSLRLFVNGQNLMTWTPLDYFDPESGMGYSPNKRIINAGVTIGL, from the coding sequence ATGATGATGCATTGGATACAACAATTATTTAAGTGTGTTTTATGGGCTGCTTCCTTGTTTCTCCCTTGTCTTGCTGTTGGCCTGCCGAGCGGGCGAGCAGCACGAATCGTTACGGACACCATACCCGATCAAACAATAACGGATACATTGTTCAGCAATTCTCAGGAAGAGCTGGTGGATGTCTGGTTTCGCAAGATGCCTAAGCAGGTCAATGTAGCTGGATTATCGTCGATCGATGGCGAAGTCTTGCGCAGTCATCCGGTCGCGGATCTTTCTAACGCGCTTTCCGGACGACTGCCCGGCTTGTTTACGAGGCAAAATTCCGGACGCGCGGGCTCAAATTTTGATAAGGCGGCCATGACACTTCGTGGGCGCACGCCGATTGTGGTCGTGGATGGTATTATTCGTGATTTTACCGCAATCAATTTTAACGATATTGATCAGGTAACCGTGATGAAGGACGCCCTTTCTACCAGTATGTTTGGTAATCGCTCGGCGAATGGCGTCGTGTATATAACGACCAAGGATCAGTCTAAACATCGGCCATTCGAAGCGTCCTTTGATGCGCAGTGGGGTTTTCTCGAAGATTTAAAACGGTTTAACTTTGTCGATGCTTACACGTATGCCTCTTTATACAACGAAGCGCAGCTAAACAGTAACCCTCGTGCTACGCCTGCTTTTTCCAATAGCGCGTTGGAAGCGTACAGAAATGGCACGAATGATCCTTTTTTTCAGCCCTATGCCGAATATTATGGCGCCATCTATCAGCCAAGCAGTGCCCAGTCACGGTATAACGTAAATTTTTCCGGAAGGGGGGAAACCTTCAACTATTTTTTATCTGGAGAATATTTCGGCCAGGGAGGGAATTTAGTGGATAACCCGGATAAAGTCTACAATACCAGCAATCCCTATGATCGGTATAACCTGCGTGGTAATGGCCGAATCAGTTTCAGCAAGATGCTGTCTGTAGGCTTTCATATTTTCGCGGGGTTTGAAACATACAACGAGCCGGGCGGTACGCTAGCAACATCGATCAATCGAGCGTTCTTCCAGCCGCGGACTATTCACCCGATCTATAACCCGGACAATACCTTTTCAGGTACGCCGGCCTGGACAAGAAATGCGGTGGGTAGTGCATTAAGTTCGGGTTATATCACTGGGTCGGTTCGGCGGATCAATACAGACATCGATCTGCATTTTAATCTGGAAGATATTACAGACGGTTTGTGGGCAAAGGCAGTTGCCTCGATTTCTAACTTTTATAACAGGAGTATAAACCGTGTGGTAAATCCGCCGACCTTTGGCATAAGTCGAAATGCCAATGGGGAGATTGTATACAGCCCCATCTTAGCACCTGGTTTCGTAACGGCAAATATTGGTGTGCCTTCCATCACTGATCAATTTAATAGAAACTACTTCAGCGGATTGCTAGGGTATGATAAATCATGGAACGGACACAAAATCCGCAGTATGGCTACTTATTATTACGATTTGTATAACGAAAGCTATACGCAGCTGGCTAACGTAAACCATACTTTCGGTTTAAGCGCTAACTACAGCTTTCGCGATCGATATATCGCGGAGCTTGGCTTAAGCTATGCGTCGGTAAACCGTTATCCGGAAGAAAATCGATGGATATTACTGCCTGCCGTTGGGCTAGGGTGGATCGCTAGTAACGAATCCTGGTTCCCATCAGAAAATAATACGCTTAGTTTATTAAAGTTACGTGGATCTGTCGGAAAAAATGCTACCAATGTAAACAGCGGTTATTTCGCGCATATACAAGGCTATACCTTAAACACGACCGGCTACAATTTCGGTGCAAGCTCGACCAACGTTTTGGGAACGATGGAGAACTTTTTAGCCAATCCGAGCATAAACTATGAGCGTGCGCTGAAATATGACATGGGTATCGAATTTGGGTTATTTAAAAATACGCTTCAACTAACAGCAGAGTATTATAATAACCACTTCTACGACGAGGTGATTAGTCCTTTCAATAACCTTTACTCCGGAGTAATCGGTCAAACATTGCGCGAGCAAAACTTAGGACAAACGCGTTACTATGGTTGGGAATTGAGCATGCAACATCGTCGCGAGACATCGGGCGGATTTGGTTACCACGTCGGCGGAAATTTCAATATCGCGAAAAGCCGTATTATCGATCGAAATGAAGGGTATTATCCCTACGAATGGGGATATAGTGAAGGAGGGTATCAAACCCAAATATTTGGCTATGAATCGCTCGGGCTGGTGGAGTCAGCAGCGCAGGCTTCAAGCTTGCCCACTATAGCGGGCTATTCGTTACAACCAGGAGATATTTACTATCGCGACCTCAACGGAGATGGTGTGATCAACCAATATGATCAAAAGGTGATCGCGGGTGACAAACCTACTATTTTTTACGGACTTAACTTTGGTTTCCATTACAAAGGGCTCGACCTGTCTGTGCTGTTTCAGGGCGCAAAGAACACGCCGATGATGTTGAACCCGTTGGAAATGTCGGCTTTCGTGAACGGTGCAGGATATGTGCTGGATTACACGACAGAAAACAGGTGGACGCCAACGAACATGGAGGACGCTGCGTTGCCGCGCCTTTCTTTAGGTCCCAACATAAATAACACGCAAAATTCCAGCTTTTGGTTGCGTGATGCCAGCTATCTCCGACTGAAGAATATGGAGGTGGGCTACAGCCTTCCGCACGCTTTTCTGCAGCGCATACGCCTGCAATCGCTGCGTCTCTTCGTAAACGGACAGAATCTGATGACCTGGACGCCGCTCGATTATTTTGATCCGGAATCGGGGATGGGCTATTCGCCCAACAAGCGCATTATAAACGCAGGAGTAACCATTGGATTGTAG
- a CDS encoding helix-turn-helix domain-containing protein gives MLPFLILDFFQIVAFAAVLLRFRQRTPVDSYLTLIMLGGALAMLSKIVLFLRAPNPDFVLTISSTLSFCAMSHLFIYEVITEKPVKKWLFGLFISPFVLSVFLFIIALIHINNPVEIAWWRLFGKDIRLSSLIVHLFLDLFIIVKYHSSAHKWVKNINGGIIIYFVIHKMLLIGIMTLPPHLVPIENMTVYIGLLSMPALLAITVYYKVLLNSYRKSKELEKTIANFVQNTEAKSTNKKYVKSNPNDTRYKVLADKMQTYLTHDKPYLDMDFSAANLADTFEITQHDLSLILNHHLNCSFYEYINTFRIQYYIENIYRVKNGELTILTLAYEAGFSAKSTFNKYFKQVTGFSPTVYLDHAHASDASVSL, from the coding sequence ATGCTACCATTTTTGATACTCGATTTTTTTCAAATCGTTGCTTTTGCCGCTGTTTTGTTGAGATTTCGACAGCGAACGCCTGTGGATAGCTACCTGACATTGATCATGCTGGGGGGAGCTTTGGCTATGCTATCCAAAATTGTATTGTTTCTGAGGGCGCCTAACCCCGATTTCGTGCTGACCATATCCTCCACGCTATCTTTTTGCGCCATGTCACATCTGTTTATATACGAGGTTATCACAGAGAAGCCCGTCAAAAAGTGGCTTTTTGGGCTATTTATTAGTCCTTTTGTGTTAAGTGTATTCCTTTTCATTATCGCGCTAATCCATATCAATAATCCTGTTGAGATAGCTTGGTGGCGCCTTTTTGGTAAAGATATCCGCTTATCCTCCCTCATTGTCCATTTATTTTTGGATCTGTTTATTATCGTGAAATACCACAGTAGCGCGCACAAATGGGTTAAAAATATAAACGGAGGCATTATCATTTATTTTGTGATACACAAGATGCTTCTTATCGGAATAATGACACTGCCGCCTCATTTAGTTCCGATTGAAAACATGACGGTTTATATTGGTTTGCTGTCTATGCCAGCCTTGTTAGCCATCACCGTTTACTACAAGGTGCTGCTAAACAGCTATCGAAAATCGAAGGAACTCGAAAAAACAATTGCCAACTTCGTTCAAAATACCGAGGCAAAAAGTACCAACAAGAAATATGTTAAATCCAATCCGAATGATACGAGGTACAAAGTGTTGGCAGATAAGATGCAAACCTATCTGACGCATGATAAGCCTTATTTGGATATGGATTTTTCCGCAGCAAATTTGGCAGATACATTTGAAATTACGCAACATGACCTGTCCCTTATCCTTAATCATCACCTAAACTGTTCATTTTACGAATACATCAATACGTTTCGTATACAGTATTACATAGAAAATATCTACCGGGTAAAAAATGGTGAATTAACGATATTGACATTAGCGTATGAAGCCGGATTTAGTGCTAAGTCGACATTCAATAAATACTTTAAGCAGGTCACGGGATTCTCGCCTACTGTCTACTTAGATCATGCTCATGCGTCGGATGCATCGGTATCTTTGTAA
- a CDS encoding polysaccharide lyase, giving the protein MKKSYKKISLFIVFLAICYLTEHTQAQIDVTKNRMAERGQIPPHPPRLPEGAIPAFPGAWGGGMFTTGGRGGKVIAVTNLQDSGPGSLRAALETAGARIVIFRVAGTIKINGDLHINHPDITIAGQSAPGDGICIAGTLNINTHNVIIRHLRVRRGVPTGGQGDDNIGGNPYHHIIIDHCSTSWGMDENISLYRHMRPSLDGSTQIKDPAEHITIQWTISSEALDAKGHAFGGTWGGNPSTFHHNLFASNTARNPSIGMSGAFDFRYNVVFNWRHRSIDGGDETSTINLINNYFKPGPATNANMRSVFARIEERSMYSPGSAWAAGDWYPKENNRPGKWYVAGNVLHENSEVSQNNWLGMRMKDRQPADKENAGEQLNLARVNTPFEGWPVAPHQQAEEVFTAVMAKAGATLPKRDVVDQRVVNMVRTGKTLTETGIIKSVDEVGGYPELRFSANELPVDSDGDGMPDAWEIKHQLDPNNAADAIVDSDGDGYTNIEEYLNGTNPNEKIDYRNLGNNVDTIS; this is encoded by the coding sequence ATGAAAAAATCGTATAAAAAAATATCCCTATTCATCGTTTTTCTCGCCATTTGTTATTTAACCGAACATACGCAAGCACAAATTGATGTTACAAAAAACCGTATGGCAGAGCGCGGCCAGATTCCACCACATCCACCGCGTCTTCCAGAGGGTGCAATACCAGCATTCCCTGGTGCTTGGGGCGGCGGCATGTTTACGACAGGCGGGCGTGGCGGAAAAGTTATTGCGGTTACCAACTTGCAAGATAGCGGTCCCGGCAGCTTGCGTGCAGCGCTGGAAACAGCAGGCGCACGTATCGTTATTTTTCGCGTTGCAGGCACCATCAAAATTAATGGCGATCTCCATATCAATCATCCAGACATCACCATTGCGGGACAATCGGCTCCGGGCGACGGTATTTGCATCGCGGGCACGCTTAACATTAATACACACAACGTCATCATTCGTCACTTGCGCGTTCGGCGCGGTGTACCTACCGGAGGACAGGGCGATGATAATATCGGTGGAAATCCGTATCATCACATTATTATTGACCACTGTTCGACGAGTTGGGGCATGGACGAAAATATTTCCCTCTACCGTCATATGCGTCCATCGTTGGATGGATCAACGCAGATTAAAGATCCGGCAGAGCATATTACCATTCAGTGGACAATTTCCAGCGAAGCACTTGATGCTAAAGGCCATGCATTTGGTGGTACCTGGGGAGGCAATCCATCAACCTTTCATCACAACCTGTTTGCCAGCAACACGGCGCGCAATCCATCTATCGGGATGTCGGGCGCATTCGATTTTCGATACAATGTGGTATTCAACTGGCGCCATAGATCAATCGATGGTGGTGATGAAACATCGACGATCAATCTTATTAACAATTATTTTAAACCAGGACCGGCCACCAATGCCAACATGCGCTCGGTATTTGCCCGAATTGAAGAGCGGAGCATGTACTCGCCTGGCAGCGCTTGGGCTGCGGGCGACTGGTATCCGAAAGAAAACAACCGACCCGGAAAATGGTATGTTGCCGGAAATGTGCTGCACGAAAACAGCGAAGTAAGCCAAAATAACTGGTTGGGCATGCGTATGAAAGATCGCCAACCGGCAGATAAAGAAAACGCAGGAGAACAGCTCAACCTCGCGCGGGTAAATACGCCGTTCGAAGGTTGGCCTGTAGCGCCACATCAACAGGCAGAAGAGGTTTTCACTGCCGTGATGGCAAAAGCCGGAGCCACGCTTCCTAAAAGGGACGTCGTGGATCAACGCGTCGTAAACATGGTACGCACCGGAAAGACCTTGACGGAAACCGGCATTATCAAATCTGTCGATGAAGTAGGTGGTTATCCTGAACTTCGCTTTTCAGCCAATGAGCTTCCTGTCGACAGCGATGGCGATGGTATGCCCGATGCTTGGGAAATCAAGCATCAACTTGATCCAAATAACGCGGCAGATGCCATAGTAGACAGCGATGGTGACGGATATACCAATATTGAAGAATACCTAAACGGCACCAATCCTAACGAAAAAATAGACTATCGGAACTTGGGCAATAATGTGGATACGATTAGTTAG